In Chrysemys picta bellii isolate R12L10 chromosome 4, ASM1138683v2, whole genome shotgun sequence, the sequence cggtggggggaggggtaccgtgatcatcccagagaattcatggcgggaggggggcggcggcgggggaggggggttagtttggtgcctgcagggatcttccctgataccagccatgcggtgggggggaggggtacagcgatcatcccagagaattcatggcgagggggggggggggttagtttgttttctgctgctgctgctgaatgttaacagaaaaaccgcagcactctacttgcctgaaggggcccagacaagcccccccacactgccccccccccaactggctgagattggccaggcttctgcagcactctacaagctatgcttggtatgtgggaaaggagggcgcagaagctgtaaaacaatggcttaccatggccgcatgcaagccgaattctgttgcccagacctgtgatctctagcagcaaagccacaggcactcagcattaagaggcaaaatgcgaccttgcacagaaatcacatgtgctatgtaatgtgaacagtgttggtcaccgtgaaagagtataagcattgttctgcaaaatgtagcttttaaaacaattctctcttttttcccctccctacagcagctgcaaattcctcaagcctccctcctccatcccgaaggttatcacagataagccgtcgtaagaagagaacgcgagacgagatgttttcggaaattatggaatccagccgcagtgacagagctcatgtgaatgagtggaaggaaacagtttcaaagtataggaaagaagtcagtgaacgtgaggacaggagggaccaacgtgaggagaggagggaccaacgtgaggagaggagggacgctcgagatgagaggtggcggcaggaagaccagaggatgaaggatgcaacgctggggctgctccggcgtctggtggaggttcaggaacggctgctggaaaacagactgccgcttcagcccctgttccaccctcccccctccccatgttccgtatcctcttcacccagacgtgtaagaacgcgggggggggaggctccgtacaccttcccattccaccccagtagacagcccaagcaaaaggctgtcatttttttaaccttttctttgtggctttttccttcccagcaatcctcctcccaaataccacccgggttccctccctctttttctaatctattaataaaaaataaatgatttttaaatgatagtgactttatttggtttgaaagaaagctgggggaaggggcagggtgggttccttacagaaaatcagtcaataaagggggcgggttttcatgaaggagaaacaaacagatatttcacactgtagcctgaccagccatgaaactggtttttaaagcttctctgatgcacagcgcttcatggtgtgctcttctaatcgccctggtgtctggctgcgcgtaatcagcagccaggcgatttgcctcagcctcccaccccgccataaaggtctcccccttactttcacagagattgtggagcacacagcaagcagaaataacaatggggagatttctttggctgaggtcagagcgagtcaataatgatctccagcgaccttttaaacggccaaatgcacattctaccaccattctgcacttgctcagcctgtagttaaacagctcctgactcctgtccaggctgcctgtgtatggcttcataagccatggcattaaggggtaggctgggtccccaagaataactatgggcatttcaacatccccaacggttattttctggtccggaaagtaagtcccttgctgcagccctttaaacagagtagtgttcctgaagacgcgagcgtcatgaacccttcccgcccagcccgcgttgatgttggtgaaacgtcccttgtgatccacaagtgcttgcagcaccattgaaaagtaccccttgcggtttatgtactcggtggcttggtgctccggtgccaagatagggatatgggttccgtctattgccccaccacagttagggaatcccattgcagcaaaaccatccactatagcctgcacatttcccagagtcacaaactttcgtagcagcacctgagtgattgctttggctacttgcatcacagcagcccccacagtagatttgcccactccaaattgattcccgactgaccggtagctgtctggcgttgcaagcttccacagggctatcgccacgcgcttctcaactgtgagggctgctctcatcttggtattctggcgtttcagggcaggggacagcaagtcacaaagttccatgaaagtgcccttacgcatgcgaaagttctgcagccactgggaatcgtcccagacctgcaacactatgcggtcccaccagtctgtgcttgtttcccttgcccagaatcggcgttccatggatagaatctgccccattaacaacatgatctccaaagcaccggggcccgtggtttctgtatccgtgtccgtgtccatgtcctcatcatgcttgtcgctgcgctgccgccgccgctgcctcctcgcctcgtttttctggtcctggctgagcataaactccacgagaacgcgcgaggtgtttacaatattcatgactgctgtcttgagctcagcgggctccatgcttgccgtggtatggagtctgcagtgttcacccacccaggaaaaaaggcgcgaaaatggttgtctgccgtccgttgctttcatgcagggagggagggagggaggaggtgaggctgtacccagaaccacctgcgacgatgttttttgtcccatcaggcactgggatcttaacccacaatcccaatgggcgcgggagactgcgggaactatgggatagctatggaattgctacccacagtgcaacagtgcagaaatcgacgctagccccggtacttggacgcacaccaccgaattaatgtgcttagtgtggccgcattcatttcgactttatacaacctgtttttcaaatccgaattatctaaattcggattaatcccgtagtgtagacatacccatagagtgGCTAAGGTAACAGATGAGTTCTCTGCAGCAGTGGTTGAGATTGGTGATGTGGGTGcgatggctcctctctctgctTGGTATCCTATTGTGTCCATTAGCCTGTGCTCACGCCTCCAGCCCAGACAGACTCCCCAAGACACCTCCTTCAGGAACAGCTCTTATACACATACAGCATACTCTCATTTATCCAAAACCCTGTCGTCTGAACCACCGCATGATCCCAGTCCCTGCCTTATCCCCCAGCTTGAGACACGCCCTCTCTGCAGCATGTATCTCAGGCTAGTGGACAAGGAAGGGAGTCGGATAATGCAGAGGTTCGGGTAACAGAGCAGAGACCTTGCACCTGCAGGGATCCGGTGtcaccagccctgtggcagcACAGGGAATGGAGCGACACAGTCACAAGAGTGAGTGAGCGAGGCCACGACAGCGTAGGCCTGCAGAGGGCTCCCGTGCTGCCACAGGGCCATTGACACCTGATCCCTCAAGGTGCAGAAGGGAGGCTGCAGTCCTAGGGGGGCagcacagagaccccctggccaGGACTCTGCTCTGCCCCGCCAGGACTGCAGCCTTCCCTGCACCTTGTGCCTGCAGGTAGCAGATGTCACTGGGCCTGCTGCAGATCAGGGAACCCTCTGCAGTCCCACTGTCCCGGGAGTGAGTGAGCGGGGTCATGCCCCTGCCTCTCAGTTATCCAAACTCCTGGTGACTCAAATAATATCTGtgttatccccattctacagcggaggaactgaagcacagaaattaaggctgaaattttcaaaagtgtcctctCATTTTGAGAGCTCAACTTGGGTTACCTGGGGCCTGAATTTCCAGAGTATTTACCATTTTAAAGCACATTATATGTTCAAACTAtggctccaattgacttcagttgcagttgtaacaccaacagatgttggcgagcaggatcaaacctgggaccttagtgcatgagcttctaccacatggctcttagctaaggctgtagcagcctcattaatctctaagtgccactcgaggggacagagcaccacacccatgaggcgtgtgggttacatacttcccctagctgaggaagcatgTCCCAAGTTTCcgagacttcccagttgatatCCTAGACAAGCACCCTCTTGTAACGCTGCCAGACTCTAGTcgtcagcaggcaggattgaacctgggaccttagtgcctgagcctctactgcatgagctaaaagccacatagtccttagttaaggctgtagcagactcattcaTCTCTAAGTGATCTTGGTGCCACTCGAGGGGCAAAaacaccatacccaggaggtgtgtgggttacacagtcatgagcactcagcacttctgcatgTCTGGCTCCAGGTGTCTCACACAtcgggcacccagaaaatgaggaacacgcAATTAGTGGCCAGTTGTGAACACTTTGGTTTAAGTGATTGT encodes:
- the LOC135982955 gene encoding uncharacterized protein LOC135982955 is translated as MQADNRKRAPAWTVREVLDLIAVWGEDSVLAELRSKRRNAKTFEKISKGMMERGHNRDSEQCRVKFKELRQAYQKTKDANGRSGSEPRTCRFYAELHAILGGAATTTPPVFVDSGSGIVSSATPEDSADGGEEEDEDEDELAESTQHSILPNSQDLFITLTEVPSQASQASTQDSDPMEGTSAAANSSSLPPPSRRLSQISRRKKRTRDEMFSEIMESSRSDRAHVNEWKETVSKYRKEVSEREDRRDQREERRDQREERRDARDERWRQEDQRMKDATLGLLRRLVEVQERLLENRLPLQPLFHPPPSPCSVSSSPRRVRTRGGEAPYTFPFHPSRQPKQKAVIFLTFSLWLFPSQQSSSQIPPGFPPSFSNLLIKNK